DNA sequence from the Betaproteobacteria bacterium genome:
GCAGCAAATCTCGACAATGCGAAGGCGGAGTCGCTCGACGAAATCCAGCGCGCGAATTTGCGCGAGATCCGCCGTGATTGGCGTGCCGCCAACGCGCTACCCGCGTCGCTGGTGCAAGCTCAATCGCTGGCGACGTCGCGCTGCGAACATGCATGGCGCACCCAGCGGCCCGCCAATGACTGGCCGGGATTCCTGATGAATTTCCGTGAGGTATTGAAGCTTGCCCGCCAGCAGGCGAAGTACCTGGCCGACCGCACCGGCCTCGGTCCGCACGATGCGCTGATGGATGTCTACGAACCCGGCATGACGGGTGAGATGGTGGATCGATTGTTCGGCGATTTGCAGCAGTGGTTGCCAGGCTTGGTGCGGAAAGTGCGAGAGAAGCAGTCGCGCGAATCGGTGCAGGTGCCGGTCGGCCCGTTCCCGCGCGCGGGGCAATATGCTATCGGCCTGGAAGCGATGAAACTGCTGGGCTTTGATTTCGGCGCCGGCCGGCTCGATGAAAGCGCGCATCCTTTCTGCGGCGGCGTGCCGGAAGATACCCGTCTGACCACGCGCTATCGCGAGGATAGTTTCGTGGGCAGCCTCTGGGGCACCATTCACGAAACCGGTCATGGGCGTTATGAGCAGAACCTGCCGCGCGAATGGCTGGGCCAGCCGGTGGGCTGGGCAAGGAGTGCGGCCATTCACGAAAGCCAGAGCCTGAGTTTTGAAATGCAGATCGGCTTGAGCCGGCCGTTTGTCGGGTTGCTGGCACCACGCCTGGCTGCGGAGTTTGGCAGCCAGCCCGCCTTTGAGGCTGACAATCTCTATCGCTGGCTCACCCGCGTGCAGCCAAGCTTCATTCGCGTGGAAGCCGATGAGCTCACCTACCCCTTGCATATCATCCTGCGCTACCGGATTGAACGCGACCTGATCGAAGGCCGTATTGAAGCAGAGGATATTCCTGCGCGCTGGGATGCCGCCATGGCGGATCTACTGGATACCGATACCCGCGGAAATTTCACCAATGGCTGCATGCAGGACGTGCACTGGGGCAGTGGACTGTTCGGCTACTTCCCCAGCTATACGCTCGGTGCGATGTATGCGGCGCAGTGGTTCGCGGCGATTCGTGCGAAGGTTCCCGACCTTGATGCACGCATGGCGGCAGGTGACCTGGCGCCGGCATTCGACTGGCTGCGTGAGAATATCTGGCTGCAGGGTAGCCGCTGGACCACTGATGAACTGGTGACGCGCGCGACGGGCGGACCGCTTGACCCGTCTCACTATCGGCGTCACCTTGAAGCGCGGTACCTCGCCTAATTCAACATTTTCACGATCGGAAAATTCAAGATGACCATCGGCGTAGGTGGCAAATCAATCGAAGAAGCATTGGCGACGTTGGCAGTGCTATCGGACATGACGCAAGGCGTTCTACCGATTGCCCGCGATGAGTACTTGCAGCGCATTACCCGCGCACAGACAGCCATGCGCGAGCAATCGATCGCCGCCATGTGGGTGCACGCGGGATCGAACATGACTTATTTTTCGGGCACCAAATGGGGCCCGAGTGAACGCATGGTCGGCGCCATCATTCCGGCCACGGGGGCCATTGAATACATCGCGCCGTATTTTGAGCAGAATACGCTGCGCGATTACATGGTGATCGAGGGTAACGTCAACGTCTGGCATGAGCATGAAAGCCCGTATCAGTTGTTTGTGAGCACGCTCAAGCGCATGGGGATTGCTGGCGACAAGGACATGCCCCCGCGTATCGGGGTGAGTGAAGATGCGCCGTATTTCGTTGTCGATGGGATTGCGCAACTCGCGATGGGCTTTCAGTTCATCAACGCGAAGCCGGTGACCGCGCATTGCCGATCCAGGAAATCGGCCGGTGAGATTGCGCTGATGCAACGTGCCAAGAACATGACGCTGGAAGTTCACAAGGCGGCAGCGAGCATTCTTTGCGAAGGCATCACGACAACGGAAGTCACTGCATTCATCAACGACGCGCACAAGAAGATCGGCGCGCCGGGTTCGTATTTCTGTATTGTGCTGTTTGGCGAGGCGACCGCGTTTCCGCATGGCGTCAAGAACCCGCAAATCCTGAAACAAAACG
Encoded proteins:
- a CDS encoding carboxypeptidase M32, yielding MNHPAYDALSATWRRLHHFGHLQAIASWDRSALMPANGNVARADAMAEMDGLLHSIRTDSQLAANLDNAKAESLDEIQRANLREIRRDWRAANALPASLVQAQSLATSRCEHAWRTQRPANDWPGFLMNFREVLKLARQQAKYLADRTGLGPHDALMDVYEPGMTGEMVDRLFGDLQQWLPGLVRKVREKQSRESVQVPVGPFPRAGQYAIGLEAMKLLGFDFGAGRLDESAHPFCGGVPEDTRLTTRYREDSFVGSLWGTIHETGHGRYEQNLPREWLGQPVGWARSAAIHESQSLSFEMQIGLSRPFVGLLAPRLAAEFGSQPAFEADNLYRWLTRVQPSFIRVEADELTYPLHIILRYRIERDLIEGRIEAEDIPARWDAAMADLLDTDTRGNFTNGCMQDVHWGSGLFGYFPSYTLGAMYAAQWFAAIRAKVPDLDARMAAGDLAPAFDWLRENIWLQGSRWTTDELVTRATGGPLDPSHYRRHLEARYLA
- a CDS encoding aminopeptidase P family protein, translated to MTIGVGGKSIEEALATLAVLSDMTQGVLPIARDEYLQRITRAQTAMREQSIAAMWVHAGSNMTYFSGTKWGPSERMVGAIIPATGAIEYIAPYFEQNTLRDYMVIEGNVNVWHEHESPYQLFVSTLKRMGIAGDKDMPPRIGVSEDAPYFVVDGIAQLAMGFQFINAKPVTAHCRSRKSAGEIALMQRAKNMTLEVHKAAASILCEGITTTEVTAFINDAHKKIGAPGSYFCIVLFGEATAFPHGVKNPQILKQNDIVLIDTGCQVEGYISDITRTYVFGEANTRQRAVWNAEKTAQAAAFNAAQLGVPCKEVDAAARRSLEASGFGPGYKLPGLPHRTGHGIGLDIHEWPYLVGSDDTPLAEGMCFSNEPMICVPGEFGIRLEDHFYMTSTGPKWFTAPSHSVDDPFGLRA